From the genome of Eriocheir sinensis breed Jianghai 21 chromosome 47, ASM2467909v1, whole genome shotgun sequence, one region includes:
- the LOC126981235 gene encoding cytokine receptor-like factor 3, translating to MSDSEQQGQDGGVGGNSGGDGGGGGGCSTTGERLREEYRRHVQTQLSHDLVDAIGSLQQHQHHLQQLSQQLEQATTQVRSSAEETKASINAALDSFLATVHEAVALRRQQLLDEVAEVEEEALGPLEQCGRELAGRVGEAAERVAQGQRLQRHSGVMARDTVLRFQEEAAAMTSLPEVPALCAVPSVSVEFPREPTLGEEVRELVGRAGRVSRMGPVQITNIVEQPGALLVSWEEVDEDVSDEGLEFCLELSNTGATDPHSAIFSRKYEGPDYSFLLRDLRAGESYLLRVASRREGAASFGPWSLVQTASTSLPHFKWSTSSNSGWSVADEGRLACKMSCEPEVLHSEALLLKPGSSVLFKILSGGGGCSDEGLGLSCAPVSGPEHLLLPGTLFLSAQGCVFLDGVSRVTRLPPIQDKSQVSFAVEKVSSSKVRVYIESQEKQVTYEWGVPSAQDGLYFVASFGEPRWRISVH from the exons ATGTCAGACTCGGAGCAGCAGGGGCAGGACGGGGGTGTgggtggtaacagtggtggtgatggtggtggcggtggagggtgCAGCACCACGGGGGAGCGGCTGCGCGAGGAGTACCGGCGGCACGTACAGACCCAGCTGTCACACGACCTGGTTGACGCCATCGGTAGcctgcagcagcaccagcaccacctccagCAACTCTCCCAGCAGCTGGAGCAGGCCACCACACAG GTGAGGAGCAGTGCGGAGGAGACCAAGGCCTCCATCAACGCTGCGCTCGACTCCTTTCTCGCCACCGTGCACGAGGCCGTGGCTCTGAGGCGGCAGCAGTTACTGGATGAGgtggcagag gtggaggaggaggcgctggggCCGCTGGAGCAGTGCGGGCGGGAGCTGGCGGGGCGCGTGGGTGAGGCGGCCGAGCGGGTGGCACAGGGCCAGCGCCTGCAGCGGCACAGCGGCGTGATGGCGCGTGACACAGTGCTGCGCTTCCAGGAGGAGGCCGCCGCCATGACcag CCTACCAGAAGTGCCAGCATTGTGTGCGGTGCCGAGTGTGAGTGTGGAGTTCCCCCGAGAGCCCACGCTGGGGGAGGAGGTGCGGGAGCTGGTGGGGAGGGCGGGCAGGGTATCGCGCATGGGGCCTGTACAGATCACCAACATTGTGGAGCAACCTGGTGCCCTGCTGGTGTCCTGGGAGGAG GTGGATGAGGATGTGTCAGACGAGGGCCTTGAGTTCTGCCTTGAGCTCAGCAACACAGGTGCCACCGACCCCCACAGTGCCATCTTCTCCCGCAAGTACGAGGGGCCCGACTACTCCTTCCTGCTGCGGGACCTGCGAGCGGGCGAGAGCTACCTCCTGCGGGTGGCGTCGCGGCGGGAGGGCGCGGCGTCCTTCGGGCCCTGGAGCCTCGTGCAGACGGCCTCCACCAGCCTGCCGCACTTCA AGTGGAGCACCAGCAGTAACAGCGGATGGAGTGTGGCTGACGAGGGGCGGCTGGCGTGCAAGATGTCATGTGAGCCGGAGGTGCTACACTCCGAGGCGCTGCTGCTCAAGCCTGGCTCCTCGGTCCTCTTCAAG atcctgagtggtggtggcggctgcagcgATGAGGGTCTGGGTCTCAGCTGTGCCCCCGTGTCTGGTCCAGAACACCTCCTGCTGCCCGGCACTCTCTTCCTCAGCGCGCAGG GCTGTGTGTTCCTGGATGGGGTGAGCCGCGTCACCCGCCTTCCCCCGATACAGGACAAGTCGCAGGTCAGCTTTGCCGTGGAGAAAGTGTCCTCCAGCAAAGTGCGAGTCTACATCGAGAGCCAGGAGaagcag gtgaCATACGAGTGGGGTGTGCCAAGTGCCCAGGACGGCCTCTACTTTGTGGCGTCCTTCGGGGAGCCGCGCTGGAGGATCAGTGTGCATTAG